A genomic window from Cydia amplana chromosome 3, ilCydAmpl1.1, whole genome shotgun sequence includes:
- the LOC134662600 gene encoding uncharacterized protein LOC134662600: protein MIGYVESILSNILMIWSMLLSLHYSKQYLTFVDIINNTDEKKLKQLLKVVSTRPLYVKSFGALSFNMTLVPACFSVIISSTVIALQFNNVI from the exons ATGATTGGTTACGTTGAA TCTATTTTGTCGAATATACTAATGATTTGGTCCATGTTGTTGTCTTTGCACTACTCTAAACAGTATCTGACGTTCGTCGACATTATAA ATAACACGGATGAAAAGAAACTAAAACAACTGTTGAAAGTGGTTTCAACTCGACCATTATACGTTAAGAGTTTCGGTGCCCTCAGTTTCAATATGACTCTTGTACCCGCTTGTTTTTCTGTTATAATATCATCTACTGTCATCGCTCTACAGTTCAACAATGTCATTTAA